The following coding sequences lie in one Bartonella sp. DGB1 genomic window:
- a CDS encoding aspartate aminotransferase family protein, translating to MSNNSALYNVYQRRGLSFVKGEGVWLETQDGDKYLDCFAGVGVNAFGHANPVLIEALIEQAHKVWHISNIFVNPLQEELAQKLCDISFADKVFFANSGAEAVECAIKTARKYHAQLGNVNRYEIITFVNSFHGRTLATISAGGNPKYTDGFEPILKGFKHVDLGNKEDVLASISEKTAAILIEPIQGEGGVFPVEEEFLRFLRETCDKYGLLLIYDEIQCGFGRTGKMFAYEWSNVAPDIMTIAKAMGSGFPVGACLATNIVANSMVAGSHGSTFGGNALAMAVALKTLDLMQQNGFLESVQQRASELMTGLKDLQNKYPHLISDIRGKGLMLGLKPVFSNLELVQKLQDKFILAITAGDNIVRLLPPLIITQEQIQLILSSLDEIFQSY from the coding sequence TCTAGATTGTTTTGCTGGTGTAGGAGTTAATGCTTTTGGTCATGCAAACCCTGTTTTAATAGAAGCTTTAATTGAACAAGCGCATAAGGTGTGGCATATATCGAATATTTTTGTAAATCCTTTACAAGAAGAATTAGCGCAAAAATTGTGTGATATTAGTTTCGCTGATAAAGTGTTTTTTGCTAATTCTGGAGCAGAGGCTGTTGAATGTGCAATAAAAACAGCGAGAAAATATCATGCTCAATTAGGTAATGTGAATAGATATGAAATTATAACTTTTGTTAATTCGTTTCATGGTAGGACTTTAGCTACTATATCCGCTGGTGGTAATCCAAAATATACCGATGGTTTTGAGCCTATCCTTAAGGGCTTTAAACATGTGGATTTAGGTAATAAAGAGGATGTATTAGCTTCTATAAGTGAAAAAACAGCAGCTATATTAATTGAACCTATTCAGGGAGAAGGAGGTGTTTTCCCTGTAGAGGAAGAGTTTTTAAGATTTTTAAGAGAAACTTGTGATAAATATGGTTTATTGTTAATTTACGATGAAATACAATGTGGCTTTGGCAGAACTGGTAAAATGTTTGCCTATGAATGGTCTAATGTTGCTCCTGATATTATGACTATAGCTAAAGCTATGGGTAGTGGGTTCCCTGTAGGGGCTTGTTTGGCAACTAATATTGTAGCTAACTCTATGGTAGCTGGTAGTCATGGTAGCACTTTCGGTGGAAATGCTTTAGCTATGGCGGTTGCCCTAAAGACTTTAGATCTTATGCAGCAAAATGGTTTTTTAGAGTCTGTTCAGCAGCGCGCATCTGAGTTAATGACTGGATTAAAGGATTTGCAAAATAAATACCCTCATCTAATTAGTGATATTCGTGGAAAAGGGTTAATGCTAGGTTTGAAACCGGTTTTTTCTAATTTGGAATTAGTGCAAAAATTACAAGATAAATTTATCCTTGCTATTACTGCTGGAGATAATATAGTTAGATTATTGCCGCCATTAATTATTACTCAGGAACAGATTCAGCTTATTTTATCTTCTTTAGATGAGATATTTCAAAGTTATTAA
- a CDS encoding alpha/beta hydrolase codes for MQYYNWQKTRHKNISIYLFALTDDLSLRYAIAEPKNFTTTRGTIFLVPDYNDKIEYYFNIMKNLAQRGYYVVILDYCPIAINDIEIKKLKILPFKYKDYIYIFKSFLKRIVFDKGLGATYIIAHGVGAKLVLEYFPELNNHIERIILIAPWIKPYKGISNLLNLYKTFRDKYTNKLEFNNNIFTNCEKIYQKNMAINKDISLKKYNILSFMSFVKMFLSIKNIRFILNQVKIPVLFITCGEDKAVENQAIEQLSRKIRASSHISIKDAKHDLFQENKDIIGEFLTIFENFVPGSSLEDIKLTKDFFNPSIKKLV; via the coding sequence ATGCAATATTATAATTGGCAAAAAACAAGGCATAAAAATATATCTATATATTTATTCGCATTAACTGATGATTTATCCTTACGTTACGCGATTGCAGAACCTAAAAATTTTACTACAACCCGTGGGACTATTTTTTTAGTACCAGATTATAATGATAAAATAGAATATTATTTTAACATAATGAAAAATTTAGCTCAGCGTGGATATTATGTAGTAATTTTAGATTATTGTCCTATTGCTATTAATGATATAGAAATTAAAAAGTTAAAGATTTTACCATTCAAATACAAAGATTACATATATATATTTAAGTCTTTTTTAAAGCGCATTGTTTTTGATAAAGGTTTGGGTGCTACCTATATAATTGCTCATGGTGTAGGGGCAAAGCTGGTGTTGGAATATTTTCCTGAGCTTAATAATCATATTGAGCGGATTATTTTAATAGCGCCTTGGATAAAACCATATAAGGGTATTAGTAATTTATTAAATTTATATAAGACATTTAGAGATAAATATACTAATAAATTAGAGTTCAATAATAATATATTCACTAATTGTGAAAAGATATATCAAAAAAATATGGCAATAAATAAGGATATTAGTCTTAAAAAATATAATATTTTATCTTTTATGTCCTTCGTTAAAATGTTTTTATCGATTAAAAATATTAGATTTATATTAAATCAAGTAAAAATCCCCGTGTTATTTATAACTTGTGGAGAAGATAAAGCAGTTGAGAACCAGGCCATAGAGCAATTATCTCGTAAAATTAGAGCCAGTAGTCATATTTCTATAAAAGATGCTAAACATGATTTATTTCAGGAAAATAAAGATATTATAGGAGAATTTTTGACCATATTTGAAAATTTTGTGCCCGGTTCGAGTTTAGAAGATATAAAACTTACTAAGGATTTTTTTAATCCATCTATAAAAAAGCTAGTATAA
- the cpdR gene encoding cell cycle two-component system response regulator CpdR has product MKKILLAEDDSDLRRFLIKALENAGYEVVGFDNGVSAYECLQSEPFSLLLTDIMMPEMDGIELARRATDMDPDLKVMFITGFAAVALNPDNVPLSNAQVLSKPFHLKSLVKEVDKLLLVA; this is encoded by the coding sequence ATGAAGAAGATTCTATTAGCTGAAGATGACAGTGATTTACGCCGATTTTTAATAAAGGCATTAGAAAATGCTGGATATGAAGTGGTGGGGTTTGATAATGGAGTCAGTGCTTATGAATGTTTGCAGAGTGAGCCGTTCTCATTATTATTAACTGATATAATGATGCCTGAAATGGACGGTATAGAACTAGCTCGAAGAGCAACAGATATGGATCCTGATCTTAAAGTAATGTTTATAACTGGTTTTGCGGCGGTAGCTCTTAATCCAGATAATGTTCCTTTGTCTAACGCGCAAGTTTTATCAAAACCTTTTCATTTAAAAAGTTTAGTTAAAGAAGTAGATAAATTGCTTTTAGTAGCATGA
- a CDS encoding NAD kinase yields MSFNPESICFIASKAPNAQEALQILSRRYGQRKADNAEVIVVIGGDGTMLRALHKFMNSDKKLYGMNRGSVGFLMNEYHLDKLPQRIECATLEVIHPLHMLAKSTKEGIVESLGINEVSLFRQSYQAAKIQISVDNKIRIPELVCDGILVATPLGSTAYNLSAQGPILPLISPLIALTPVSPFRPRRWHGALLSNEKLIEFKILEPNRRPVNAAADNRGVKTVEKVTIRKSQNDFVNLLFDSDHSWDERILTEQFDISR; encoded by the coding sequence ATGTCATTCAACCCTGAATCTATATGTTTTATCGCCTCTAAAGCTCCTAATGCACAAGAAGCTCTACAAATTTTGTCACGAAGATATGGACAAAGAAAAGCTGACAATGCAGAAGTTATAGTCGTAATCGGCGGTGATGGAACCATGCTAAGAGCACTGCATAAATTTATGAATAGTGATAAAAAACTATATGGTATGAATCGTGGTTCTGTAGGTTTCTTAATGAATGAATATCACCTAGACAAGCTACCACAAAGGATAGAATGCGCAACGCTTGAAGTTATACATCCTTTACATATGTTAGCTAAAAGCACAAAAGAAGGAATAGTTGAATCTTTAGGTATAAATGAAGTATCTCTCTTTAGACAATCATACCAAGCAGCAAAAATACAAATTAGCGTTGATAATAAAATTCGTATTCCGGAACTTGTCTGCGATGGTATTTTAGTTGCTACCCCTTTAGGTTCAACTGCATATAATTTATCTGCTCAAGGTCCTATTTTACCTCTTATTTCTCCTTTAATTGCCTTAACACCTGTTAGCCCTTTTCGACCAAGAAGATGGCACGGCGCATTATTATCTAATGAAAAATTAATAGAGTTTAAAATTCTAGAGCCAAACCGAAGACCTGTTAATGCAGCTGCTGATAATAGAGGGGTAAAAACCGTAGAAAAAGTAACTATTAGAAAATCACAAAATGATTTTGTAAATTTACTTTTTGATAGTGATCACTCTTGGGATGAAAGAATATTAACAGAACAATTTGACATATCAAGATAG